One stretch of Brachyhypopomus gauderio isolate BG-103 chromosome 8, BGAUD_0.2, whole genome shotgun sequence DNA includes these proteins:
- the arhgef25b gene encoding rho guanine nucleotide exchange factor 25 isoform X2 gives MEGHFGPIHCGCTTLFQKVLTMCGCNSNRNQESYSVTGLTDTSSPPDSPNNSTSPGNQSHISPSEPSAPQRPPPLCASHTLTQWLSCPFFRLGQGQEGQREEVRGQGSEVKNNPEQPVDPNEQVAKIKVTDSSMYPNHLNCLESRHSCHWFTSENSFTVINAEKFSRSLTPEDTEEEGRRALGKSIYVLTELVETEKLYVEDLGLIVEGYMATMNAGVPEYLKGKDKIIFGNIHQIYDLHKNYFLNELKKCVSKPEQLGQLFIKRERRLHMYVVYCQNKPMSDHIVSEYIDTYFEDLRHQLGHRLQLNDLLIKPVQRIMKYQLLLKDFLKYYIKTGKPTEDLERAIEVMCFVPRRCNDMMNVGRLQGFEGKLTAQGKLLQQDTFTLTEQEGDALARPQPRQIFLFEQLVIMSEPVDHKKGFSLPGYIYKNSIKVSCLGLEECCADNPSQLVLTSRGPSGIVLRYVLQAPSEEIRLSWASDIIQILETQRNFLNGTCACGCEQGHVFCPHESCSSPPLSSLTALQSPIEYQKHEQKSLSLDRGVRALPSVNSALRSCSSASVDSKRAMCLRSGNTSLPSVLPYKQ, from the exons ATGGAGGGGCATTTTGGCCCCATTCACTGTGGCTGTACAACCCTCTTTCAGAAGGTTCTGACCATGTGTGGGTGCAATTCCAACAGAAACCAAG AGTCATACTCAGTAACAGGACTGACTGATACCTCCAGTCCTCCTGACTCTCCCAACAACAGCACTTCCCCTGGCAACCAGTCACACATCTCCCCCAGTGAGCCCAGTGCCCCACAGCGACCCCCTCCCCTGTGtgcctctcacactctgacacagTGGCTCAGCTGCCCCTTCTTCAGGTTGGGTCAGGGACAAGAGGGTCAGAGGGAAGAAgtcagaggtcaggggtcagaggtcaaaaaTAACCCTGAGCAACCTGTG GACCCAAACGAACAAGTGGCAAAAATCAAAGTAACTGACAGCTCTATGTACCCCAATCATTTAAACTGCTTAGAg aGCCGTCATTCCTGCCACTGGTTCACTAGTGAAAACAGCTTCACCGTGATAAATGCTGAGAAGTTCAGTCGGTCTCTGACACCTGAAGACACAGAGGAAGAAGGAAGGAGAGCCTTAGGAAAGAGCAT tTACGTGCTGACAGAGCTGGTGGAAACAGAGAAGCTATATGTGGAGGATCTAGGGCTCATAGTTGAG GGTTACATGGCCACTATGAATGCTGGTGTCCCTGAGTATTTGAAAGGCAAAGATAAAATTATATTTGGGAATATTCATCAGATCTATGACTTGCATAAAAA cTACTTCCTCAATGAGTTGAAGAAGTGTGTGTCTAAGCCAGAACAGCTGGGACAGCTCTTTATCAAACGT gagCGGCGGCTACACATGTATGTGGTGTATTGTCAGAACAAGCCCATGTCAGATCACATCGTCTCAGAATACATAGACACTTATTTTGAG GACCTAAGGCACCAGTTGGGCCACAGGTTGCAACTGAATGACTTGCTTATTAAACCTGTTCAGAGGATAATGAAGTACCAGCTCCTGCTCAAG gactttCTGAAGTATTACATTAAAACAGGAAAACCCACAGAAGACCTAGAG AGAGCGATCGAGGTGATGTGTTTTGTTCCTAGGCGATGTAATGATATGATGAATGTTGGAAGACTGCAAGGTTTTGAG GGAAAACTGACAGCTCAGGGAAAACTTCTACAGCAGGACACGTTCACACTCACAGAGCAGGAAGGTGACGCTCTGGCCCGGCCCCAACCTAGACAGATCTTCCTCTTTGAGCAGCTCGTCATCATGAGTGAGCCAGTGGACCACAAGAAAGGATTCTCATTGCCTGGGTACATCTACAAGAACAGCAtcaag GTGAGCTGCTTAGGGCTGGAAGAGTGTTGCGCTGACAACCCGAGCCAGCTGGTCCTGACATCTCGCGGTCCCAGCGGAATTGTGCTCCGGTATGTCCTGCAGGCGCCTTCCGAAGAAATAAGACTCTCCTGGGCCAGTGACATCATCCAGATCTTGGAAACACAGCGCAACTTCCTGAATGGTACCTGTGCATGTGGATGCGAACAGGGCCATGTGTTCTGCCCGCACGAGTCCTGCTCTTCACCTCCTCTTTCCTCCCTCACAGCTCTGCAGTCTCCCATTGAGTATCAGAAGCATGAGCAGAAGTCACTCAGCCTAGACAGGGGTGTGAGGGCGCTGCCTTCCGTGAACTCTGCCCTTCGATCCTGTAGCTCCGCCTCTGTTGACAGCAAGAGGGCGATGTGTTTGCGCTCCGGCAATACCTCACTGCCCTCCGTTCTCCCGTACAAGCAATAG
- the arhgef25b gene encoding rho guanine nucleotide exchange factor 25 isoform X3 — protein sequence MEKYVSVSVSLSLSLSLSLSLSLSLSLSLSLCAESYSVTGLTDTSSPPDSPNNSTSPGNQSHISPSEPSAPQRPPPLCASHTLTQWLSCPFFRLGQGQEGQREEVRGQGSEVKNNPEQPVDPNEQVAKIKVTDSSMYPNHLNCLESRHSCHWFTSENSFTVINAEKFSRSLTPEDTEEEGRRALGKSIYVLTELVETEKLYVEDLGLIVEGYMATMNAGVPEYLKGKDKIIFGNIHQIYDLHKNYFLNELKKCVSKPEQLGQLFIKRERRLHMYVVYCQNKPMSDHIVSEYIDTYFEDLRHQLGHRLQLNDLLIKPVQRIMKYQLLLKDFLKYYIKTGKPTEDLERAIEVMCFVPRRCNDMMNVGRLQGFEGKLTAQGKLLQQDTFTLTEQEGDALARPQPRQIFLFEQLVIMSEPVDHKKGFSLPGYIYKNSIKVSCLGLEECCADNPSQLVLTSRGPSGIVLRYVLQAPSEEIRLSWASDIIQILETQRNFLNALQSPIEYQKHEQKSLSLDRGVRALPSVNSALRSCSSASVDSKRAMCLRSGNTSLPSVLPYKQ from the exons ATGGAGAAATATGTATCAGTttcagtatctctctctctctctctctctctctctctctctctctctctctctctctctctctctctctctctctgcgcaGAGTCATACTCAGTAACAGGACTGACTGATACCTCCAGTCCTCCTGACTCTCCCAACAACAGCACTTCCCCTGGCAACCAGTCACACATCTCCCCCAGTGAGCCCAGTGCCCCACAGCGACCCCCTCCCCTGTGtgcctctcacactctgacacagTGGCTCAGCTGCCCCTTCTTCAGGTTGGGTCAGGGACAAGAGGGTCAGAGGGAAGAAgtcagaggtcaggggtcagaggtcaaaaaTAACCCTGAGCAACCTGTG GACCCAAACGAACAAGTGGCAAAAATCAAAGTAACTGACAGCTCTATGTACCCCAATCATTTAAACTGCTTAGAg aGCCGTCATTCCTGCCACTGGTTCACTAGTGAAAACAGCTTCACCGTGATAAATGCTGAGAAGTTCAGTCGGTCTCTGACACCTGAAGACACAGAGGAAGAAGGAAGGAGAGCCTTAGGAAAGAGCAT tTACGTGCTGACAGAGCTGGTGGAAACAGAGAAGCTATATGTGGAGGATCTAGGGCTCATAGTTGAG GGTTACATGGCCACTATGAATGCTGGTGTCCCTGAGTATTTGAAAGGCAAAGATAAAATTATATTTGGGAATATTCATCAGATCTATGACTTGCATAAAAA cTACTTCCTCAATGAGTTGAAGAAGTGTGTGTCTAAGCCAGAACAGCTGGGACAGCTCTTTATCAAACGT gagCGGCGGCTACACATGTATGTGGTGTATTGTCAGAACAAGCCCATGTCAGATCACATCGTCTCAGAATACATAGACACTTATTTTGAG GACCTAAGGCACCAGTTGGGCCACAGGTTGCAACTGAATGACTTGCTTATTAAACCTGTTCAGAGGATAATGAAGTACCAGCTCCTGCTCAAG gactttCTGAAGTATTACATTAAAACAGGAAAACCCACAGAAGACCTAGAG AGAGCGATCGAGGTGATGTGTTTTGTTCCTAGGCGATGTAATGATATGATGAATGTTGGAAGACTGCAAGGTTTTGAG GGAAAACTGACAGCTCAGGGAAAACTTCTACAGCAGGACACGTTCACACTCACAGAGCAGGAAGGTGACGCTCTGGCCCGGCCCCAACCTAGACAGATCTTCCTCTTTGAGCAGCTCGTCATCATGAGTGAGCCAGTGGACCACAAGAAAGGATTCTCATTGCCTGGGTACATCTACAAGAACAGCAtcaag GTGAGCTGCTTAGGGCTGGAAGAGTGTTGCGCTGACAACCCGAGCCAGCTGGTCCTGACATCTCGCGGTCCCAGCGGAATTGTGCTCCGGTATGTCCTGCAGGCGCCTTCCGAAGAAATAAGACTCTCCTGGGCCAGTGACATCATCCAGATCTTGGAAACACAGCGCAACTTCCTGAATG CTCTGCAGTCTCCCATTGAGTATCAGAAGCATGAGCAGAAGTCACTCAGCCTAGACAGGGGTGTGAGGGCGCTGCCTTCCGTGAACTCTGCCCTTCGATCCTGTAGCTCCGCCTCTGTTGACAGCAAGAGGGCGATGTGTTTGCGCTCCGGCAATACCTCACTGCCCTCCGTTCTCCCGTACAAGCAATAG
- the arhgef25b gene encoding rho guanine nucleotide exchange factor 25 isoform X1 — protein sequence MEKYVSVSVSLSLSLSLSLSLSLSLSLSLSLCAESYSVTGLTDTSSPPDSPNNSTSPGNQSHISPSEPSAPQRPPPLCASHTLTQWLSCPFFRLGQGQEGQREEVRGQGSEVKNNPEQPVDPNEQVAKIKVTDSSMYPNHLNCLESRHSCHWFTSENSFTVINAEKFSRSLTPEDTEEEGRRALGKSIYVLTELVETEKLYVEDLGLIVEGYMATMNAGVPEYLKGKDKIIFGNIHQIYDLHKNYFLNELKKCVSKPEQLGQLFIKRERRLHMYVVYCQNKPMSDHIVSEYIDTYFEDLRHQLGHRLQLNDLLIKPVQRIMKYQLLLKDFLKYYIKTGKPTEDLERAIEVMCFVPRRCNDMMNVGRLQGFEGKLTAQGKLLQQDTFTLTEQEGDALARPQPRQIFLFEQLVIMSEPVDHKKGFSLPGYIYKNSIKVSCLGLEECCADNPSQLVLTSRGPSGIVLRYVLQAPSEEIRLSWASDIIQILETQRNFLNGTCACGCEQGHVFCPHESCSSPPLSSLTALQSPIEYQKHEQKSLSLDRGVRALPSVNSALRSCSSASVDSKRAMCLRSGNTSLPSVLPYKQ from the exons ATGGAGAAATATGTATCAGTttcagtatctctctctctctctctctctctctctctctctctctctctctctctctctctctctctctctctctgcgcaGAGTCATACTCAGTAACAGGACTGACTGATACCTCCAGTCCTCCTGACTCTCCCAACAACAGCACTTCCCCTGGCAACCAGTCACACATCTCCCCCAGTGAGCCCAGTGCCCCACAGCGACCCCCTCCCCTGTGtgcctctcacactctgacacagTGGCTCAGCTGCCCCTTCTTCAGGTTGGGTCAGGGACAAGAGGGTCAGAGGGAAGAAgtcagaggtcaggggtcagaggtcaaaaaTAACCCTGAGCAACCTGTG GACCCAAACGAACAAGTGGCAAAAATCAAAGTAACTGACAGCTCTATGTACCCCAATCATTTAAACTGCTTAGAg aGCCGTCATTCCTGCCACTGGTTCACTAGTGAAAACAGCTTCACCGTGATAAATGCTGAGAAGTTCAGTCGGTCTCTGACACCTGAAGACACAGAGGAAGAAGGAAGGAGAGCCTTAGGAAAGAGCAT tTACGTGCTGACAGAGCTGGTGGAAACAGAGAAGCTATATGTGGAGGATCTAGGGCTCATAGTTGAG GGTTACATGGCCACTATGAATGCTGGTGTCCCTGAGTATTTGAAAGGCAAAGATAAAATTATATTTGGGAATATTCATCAGATCTATGACTTGCATAAAAA cTACTTCCTCAATGAGTTGAAGAAGTGTGTGTCTAAGCCAGAACAGCTGGGACAGCTCTTTATCAAACGT gagCGGCGGCTACACATGTATGTGGTGTATTGTCAGAACAAGCCCATGTCAGATCACATCGTCTCAGAATACATAGACACTTATTTTGAG GACCTAAGGCACCAGTTGGGCCACAGGTTGCAACTGAATGACTTGCTTATTAAACCTGTTCAGAGGATAATGAAGTACCAGCTCCTGCTCAAG gactttCTGAAGTATTACATTAAAACAGGAAAACCCACAGAAGACCTAGAG AGAGCGATCGAGGTGATGTGTTTTGTTCCTAGGCGATGTAATGATATGATGAATGTTGGAAGACTGCAAGGTTTTGAG GGAAAACTGACAGCTCAGGGAAAACTTCTACAGCAGGACACGTTCACACTCACAGAGCAGGAAGGTGACGCTCTGGCCCGGCCCCAACCTAGACAGATCTTCCTCTTTGAGCAGCTCGTCATCATGAGTGAGCCAGTGGACCACAAGAAAGGATTCTCATTGCCTGGGTACATCTACAAGAACAGCAtcaag GTGAGCTGCTTAGGGCTGGAAGAGTGTTGCGCTGACAACCCGAGCCAGCTGGTCCTGACATCTCGCGGTCCCAGCGGAATTGTGCTCCGGTATGTCCTGCAGGCGCCTTCCGAAGAAATAAGACTCTCCTGGGCCAGTGACATCATCCAGATCTTGGAAACACAGCGCAACTTCCTGAATGGTACCTGTGCATGTGGATGCGAACAGGGCCATGTGTTCTGCCCGCACGAGTCCTGCTCTTCACCTCCTCTTTCCTCCCTCACAGCTCTGCAGTCTCCCATTGAGTATCAGAAGCATGAGCAGAAGTCACTCAGCCTAGACAGGGGTGTGAGGGCGCTGCCTTCCGTGAACTCTGCCCTTCGATCCTGTAGCTCCGCCTCTGTTGACAGCAAGAGGGCGATGTGTTTGCGCTCCGGCAATACCTCACTGCCCTCCGTTCTCCCGTACAAGCAATAG
- the arhgef25b gene encoding rho guanine nucleotide exchange factor 25 isoform X4: MEKYVSVSVSLSLSLSLSLSLSLSLSLSLSLCAESYSVTGLTDTSSPPDSPNNSTSPGNQSHISPSEPSAPQRPPPLCASHTLTQWLSCPFFRLGQGQEGQREEVRGQGSEVKNNPEQPVDPNEQVAKIKVTDSSMYPNHLNCLESRHSCHWFTSENSFTVINAEKFSRSLTPEDTEEEGRRALGKSIYVLTELVETEKLYVEDLGLIVEGYMATMNAGVPEYLKGKDKIIFGNIHQIYDLHKNYFLNELKKCVSKPEQLGQLFIKRERRLHMYVVYCQNKPMSDHIVSEYIDTYFEDLRHQLGHRLQLNDLLIKPVQRIMKYQLLLKDFLKYYIKTGKPTEDLERAIEVMCFVPRRCNDMMNVGRLQGFEGKLTAQGKLLQQDTFTLTEQEGDALARPQPRQIFLFEQLVIMSEPVDHKKGFSLPGYIYKNSIKVSCLGLEECCADNPSQLVLTSRGPSGIVLRSAVSH, encoded by the exons ATGGAGAAATATGTATCAGTttcagtatctctctctctctctctctctctctctctctctctctctctctctctctctctctctctctctctctgcgcaGAGTCATACTCAGTAACAGGACTGACTGATACCTCCAGTCCTCCTGACTCTCCCAACAACAGCACTTCCCCTGGCAACCAGTCACACATCTCCCCCAGTGAGCCCAGTGCCCCACAGCGACCCCCTCCCCTGTGtgcctctcacactctgacacagTGGCTCAGCTGCCCCTTCTTCAGGTTGGGTCAGGGACAAGAGGGTCAGAGGGAAGAAgtcagaggtcaggggtcagaggtcaaaaaTAACCCTGAGCAACCTGTG GACCCAAACGAACAAGTGGCAAAAATCAAAGTAACTGACAGCTCTATGTACCCCAATCATTTAAACTGCTTAGAg aGCCGTCATTCCTGCCACTGGTTCACTAGTGAAAACAGCTTCACCGTGATAAATGCTGAGAAGTTCAGTCGGTCTCTGACACCTGAAGACACAGAGGAAGAAGGAAGGAGAGCCTTAGGAAAGAGCAT tTACGTGCTGACAGAGCTGGTGGAAACAGAGAAGCTATATGTGGAGGATCTAGGGCTCATAGTTGAG GGTTACATGGCCACTATGAATGCTGGTGTCCCTGAGTATTTGAAAGGCAAAGATAAAATTATATTTGGGAATATTCATCAGATCTATGACTTGCATAAAAA cTACTTCCTCAATGAGTTGAAGAAGTGTGTGTCTAAGCCAGAACAGCTGGGACAGCTCTTTATCAAACGT gagCGGCGGCTACACATGTATGTGGTGTATTGTCAGAACAAGCCCATGTCAGATCACATCGTCTCAGAATACATAGACACTTATTTTGAG GACCTAAGGCACCAGTTGGGCCACAGGTTGCAACTGAATGACTTGCTTATTAAACCTGTTCAGAGGATAATGAAGTACCAGCTCCTGCTCAAG gactttCTGAAGTATTACATTAAAACAGGAAAACCCACAGAAGACCTAGAG AGAGCGATCGAGGTGATGTGTTTTGTTCCTAGGCGATGTAATGATATGATGAATGTTGGAAGACTGCAAGGTTTTGAG GGAAAACTGACAGCTCAGGGAAAACTTCTACAGCAGGACACGTTCACACTCACAGAGCAGGAAGGTGACGCTCTGGCCCGGCCCCAACCTAGACAGATCTTCCTCTTTGAGCAGCTCGTCATCATGAGTGAGCCAGTGGACCACAAGAAAGGATTCTCATTGCCTGGGTACATCTACAAGAACAGCAtcaag GTGAGCTGCTTAGGGCTGGAAGAGTGTTGCGCTGACAACCCGAGCCAGCTGGTCCTGACATCTCGCGGTCCCAGCGGAATTGTGCTCCG CTCTGCAGTCTCCCATTGA
- the arhgef25b gene encoding rho guanine nucleotide exchange factor 25 isoform X5, giving the protein MYPNHLNCLESRHSCHWFTSENSFTVINAEKFSRSLTPEDTEEEGRRALGKSIYVLTELVETEKLYVEDLGLIVEGYMATMNAGVPEYLKGKDKIIFGNIHQIYDLHKNYFLNELKKCVSKPEQLGQLFIKRERRLHMYVVYCQNKPMSDHIVSEYIDTYFEDLRHQLGHRLQLNDLLIKPVQRIMKYQLLLKDFLKYYIKTGKPTEDLERAIEVMCFVPRRCNDMMNVGRLQGFEGKLTAQGKLLQQDTFTLTEQEGDALARPQPRQIFLFEQLVIMSEPVDHKKGFSLPGYIYKNSIKVSCLGLEECCADNPSQLVLTSRGPSGIVLRYVLQAPSEEIRLSWASDIIQILETQRNFLNGTCACGCEQGHVFCPHESCSSPPLSSLTALQSPIEYQKHEQKSLSLDRGVRALPSVNSALRSCSSASVDSKRAMCLRSGNTSLPSVLPYKQ; this is encoded by the exons ATGTACCCCAATCATTTAAACTGCTTAGAg aGCCGTCATTCCTGCCACTGGTTCACTAGTGAAAACAGCTTCACCGTGATAAATGCTGAGAAGTTCAGTCGGTCTCTGACACCTGAAGACACAGAGGAAGAAGGAAGGAGAGCCTTAGGAAAGAGCAT tTACGTGCTGACAGAGCTGGTGGAAACAGAGAAGCTATATGTGGAGGATCTAGGGCTCATAGTTGAG GGTTACATGGCCACTATGAATGCTGGTGTCCCTGAGTATTTGAAAGGCAAAGATAAAATTATATTTGGGAATATTCATCAGATCTATGACTTGCATAAAAA cTACTTCCTCAATGAGTTGAAGAAGTGTGTGTCTAAGCCAGAACAGCTGGGACAGCTCTTTATCAAACGT gagCGGCGGCTACACATGTATGTGGTGTATTGTCAGAACAAGCCCATGTCAGATCACATCGTCTCAGAATACATAGACACTTATTTTGAG GACCTAAGGCACCAGTTGGGCCACAGGTTGCAACTGAATGACTTGCTTATTAAACCTGTTCAGAGGATAATGAAGTACCAGCTCCTGCTCAAG gactttCTGAAGTATTACATTAAAACAGGAAAACCCACAGAAGACCTAGAG AGAGCGATCGAGGTGATGTGTTTTGTTCCTAGGCGATGTAATGATATGATGAATGTTGGAAGACTGCAAGGTTTTGAG GGAAAACTGACAGCTCAGGGAAAACTTCTACAGCAGGACACGTTCACACTCACAGAGCAGGAAGGTGACGCTCTGGCCCGGCCCCAACCTAGACAGATCTTCCTCTTTGAGCAGCTCGTCATCATGAGTGAGCCAGTGGACCACAAGAAAGGATTCTCATTGCCTGGGTACATCTACAAGAACAGCAtcaag GTGAGCTGCTTAGGGCTGGAAGAGTGTTGCGCTGACAACCCGAGCCAGCTGGTCCTGACATCTCGCGGTCCCAGCGGAATTGTGCTCCGGTATGTCCTGCAGGCGCCTTCCGAAGAAATAAGACTCTCCTGGGCCAGTGACATCATCCAGATCTTGGAAACACAGCGCAACTTCCTGAATGGTACCTGTGCATGTGGATGCGAACAGGGCCATGTGTTCTGCCCGCACGAGTCCTGCTCTTCACCTCCTCTTTCCTCCCTCACAGCTCTGCAGTCTCCCATTGAGTATCAGAAGCATGAGCAGAAGTCACTCAGCCTAGACAGGGGTGTGAGGGCGCTGCCTTCCGTGAACTCTGCCCTTCGATCCTGTAGCTCCGCCTCTGTTGACAGCAAGAGGGCGATGTGTTTGCGCTCCGGCAATACCTCACTGCCCTCCGTTCTCCCGTACAAGCAATAG